The Thalassotalea psychrophila genome window below encodes:
- a CDS encoding aromatic ring-hydroxylating oxygenase subunit alpha — MNIKDIINNYNSSIPLEQASTPPSAWYTNAEIANLEQDTVFANNWLIAARVEQLQQRGNYVATEIAGQPIVIVRSETIKAFYNVCRHHAAQVMETGSGCARALTCPYHAWSYKLDGSLATTPKFEGVCDFDKSKNGLKEVRAEIWQQWVFICLNENAPPLLEFLGDLTNQFKPLNSAKMSFHKRVSYEMNCNWKVYVDNYLDGGYHVPILHKGLNSALDGKFYKIEIKDKYCLQSCPTKQRDNDFSAVRTGTARYFWQYPNVMFNLYDGIMGIMIVEPINVDSCRVIFDYFFDGSNPKNTLEFKDNSVTIANKVQGEDSYVCESVQRGLASKGYDTGRLSVSKEAGEHLFHQLLHQDLSAAGTD, encoded by the coding sequence ATGAATATCAAAGATATTATTAACAATTACAACAGCTCAATTCCACTTGAACAAGCTTCGACCCCACCAAGTGCCTGGTATACAAATGCTGAAATAGCTAATTTAGAACAAGACACCGTATTTGCTAATAATTGGCTCATTGCCGCTCGTGTTGAGCAACTGCAACAACGAGGTAATTATGTGGCGACTGAAATAGCCGGTCAGCCCATTGTTATCGTTCGTTCTGAAACAATTAAAGCTTTTTATAATGTTTGCCGTCATCATGCGGCGCAAGTTATGGAGACAGGCTCTGGTTGCGCAAGAGCTCTAACCTGCCCTTATCATGCCTGGAGTTATAAACTTGATGGGTCATTGGCAACAACACCAAAATTTGAAGGTGTGTGCGATTTTGATAAAAGTAAAAATGGTTTAAAAGAAGTTAGAGCTGAAATATGGCAGCAATGGGTTTTTATTTGTTTAAATGAAAACGCGCCACCGTTGCTTGAATTTTTAGGTGATTTAACCAATCAATTTAAACCATTGAACAGCGCAAAAATGAGTTTTCATAAACGTGTTAGTTACGAGATGAATTGTAATTGGAAAGTGTATGTTGATAATTATTTAGATGGCGGCTATCACGTACCAATATTACACAAAGGCTTAAACAGTGCCCTTGATGGAAAATTTTATAAAATTGAAATCAAAGACAAATATTGCTTACAATCTTGCCCAACCAAACAAAGAGATAATGACTTCTCAGCTGTACGTACCGGTACAGCCCGTTATTTTTGGCAATACCCTAATGTTATGTTTAATTTATACGATGGCATAATGGGAATAATGATTGTTGAACCTATCAATGTTGATTCGTGCCGAGTGATTTTTGATTACTTCTTTGATGGTAGCAACCCCAAAAACACTCTGGAGTTTAAAGACAACAGCGTAACAATTGCTAATAAAGTGCAAGGTGAAGACTCTTATGTATGCGAGTCGGTACAACGAGGATTAGCTTCTAAAGGTTATGATACCGGTCGTTTATCAGTATCTAAAGAAGCTGGTGAACATTTATTCCATCAGTTATTACATCAAGACTTATCTGCGGCCGGTACTGATTGA
- a CDS encoding efflux RND transporter permease subunit yields MNVVNVAVKRPVTVWMFTFAVLLFGMVSLSKLSVNLLPELSYPTLTIRTDYIGAAPGEVEQLVTKPIEEAVGIVKGVRNIQSISKAGQSDVLLEFEWGTEMDFASLEVREKLDVIRLPLDVKKPLLLRFNPNLDPIIRFALKTKQSSENFDEQKLKSIRDYADEELKRKLESVSGVASVKLGGGFEKEIQILIDQHKVSQLGIDSQLIVERLQQENINQSGGRVEDGTQEYLVRTLNQFKSLNDMRNVYITSVDGKHIRLSDIAKVIDSHKERTSITRVNGAEAVEIALYKEGDANTVKVAKSVDFRVEQLTEELPEGLELVKVYDQSKFIANAISEVKNAAIIGGLLSMLILFFFLKNIWATAIISISIPVSVIATFNLMYGNDISLNIMSLGGIALAVGLLVDNSIVVLENIARQKELLDGSESAANKNAAVIGTKEVSTAIMASTLTTMAVFFPLVFVEGIAGQLFRDQALTVTFALLASLIVALTLIPMLSSREFKQSSVDEDITSKRQLTINASKFQKVKYHLATPFIWLFRGLFYYLPLLISMVITFTFRGLKLLLSKVFTPLLWIFDKVYNRLASLYQNLLAIALNQRVAVLIIIIAMSTSAIPLVKQLNVEAIPSLAQGEFYVEISQQPGTPLEQTDSTLAKLSNEAATLTQVDRSYALAGTGSLMNASPAQGGDYWGRLNVVLKEGSTKADEQLVMMHLRKYLQTIPGIQMKFSSPELFSFKPPIEIELSAFDLDLLKHYSDVITNKLNDNKRFIDVKTSLQNGHPEIKVFFDHQRLAQLGLTAPQVAKLLSTKVGGTIASQYSIKDKKVDILVRADEASRDSVNDIKQIIINPQSDKAIPLSAVAEVKLSVGPSEITRIGQQRAAVISANFAFGDINAAVQEVQSIIDELNIPLNVSANITGQNEEMDVSFTSLMYALLLAVFLVYLVMASQFESLLHPLLILFTVPLAAAGSIYGLYITQTSLSVIVFIGLIMLAGIVVNNAIVLVDRINQLRESGMAKGDAIMASATSRLRPIVMTTLTTTLGLLPLAISSGDGAEIRAPMAITVIFGLLFATLLTLFFIPVLYSVFDRKRFGEANA; encoded by the coding sequence ATGAACGTGGTTAATGTTGCGGTTAAAAGGCCGGTAACTGTATGGATGTTTACGTTTGCTGTGCTGTTATTTGGTATGGTGAGTCTATCAAAGTTATCGGTTAATTTATTACCAGAATTATCTTACCCTACTCTAACAATTCGTACCGATTATATAGGTGCAGCACCAGGAGAAGTTGAACAGCTTGTTACAAAACCTATTGAGGAAGCTGTTGGTATTGTTAAAGGTGTGCGCAATATACAGTCAATCTCAAAAGCAGGTCAGTCAGATGTATTGCTTGAATTTGAATGGGGAACAGAGATGGACTTCGCCAGCCTTGAAGTTCGAGAAAAGCTCGATGTTATCCGCCTCCCCCTAGACGTAAAAAAACCTCTGTTATTACGGTTTAACCCTAATTTAGATCCTATTATTCGTTTTGCTTTGAAAACAAAACAAAGTAGTGAAAACTTTGATGAACAAAAACTTAAATCAATAAGAGACTATGCCGACGAAGAGTTAAAAAGAAAGCTTGAATCGGTCAGTGGCGTTGCGTCAGTAAAATTGGGCGGCGGCTTCGAAAAAGAAATTCAAATTTTAATTGACCAACATAAAGTTAGCCAACTTGGTATTGACAGCCAGCTTATTGTTGAACGATTACAGCAAGAAAATATCAACCAATCGGGCGGTCGTGTAGAAGATGGCACACAAGAATATCTAGTACGCACCTTAAACCAATTCAAAAGCTTAAATGACATGCGCAATGTCTATATTACCAGTGTAGATGGTAAACACATTCGCTTGTCTGATATTGCCAAAGTTATTGATTCACACAAAGAGCGTACGTCAATTACCCGTGTTAACGGTGCTGAAGCAGTAGAAATCGCTTTATATAAAGAAGGTGATGCAAATACTGTTAAAGTTGCCAAAAGTGTGGATTTTCGAGTGGAACAATTAACCGAGGAACTGCCCGAAGGTTTAGAGCTTGTTAAAGTTTATGACCAATCAAAGTTTATCGCTAACGCCATTAGTGAAGTAAAAAACGCCGCAATTATTGGTGGCTTATTATCTATGCTGATTTTATTCTTTTTCTTAAAAAACATTTGGGCAACTGCAATAATATCTATTTCAATTCCAGTGTCGGTAATTGCCACATTTAATTTAATGTATGGTAATGATATTAGTCTGAATATCATGAGCTTAGGTGGAATTGCGTTAGCGGTAGGCTTATTAGTAGATAATTCTATTGTAGTATTAGAAAACATCGCTCGCCAAAAAGAATTATTAGATGGCTCAGAAAGCGCTGCCAATAAAAATGCAGCCGTAATAGGCACAAAAGAAGTATCTACGGCAATTATGGCCTCGACATTAACCACTATGGCGGTTTTCTTTCCGTTGGTGTTTGTCGAAGGTATCGCAGGACAATTATTTAGAGATCAGGCGTTAACGGTTACTTTTGCCTTATTAGCTTCGCTTATCGTTGCTTTGACCCTTATTCCAATGTTGTCATCACGTGAGTTTAAGCAATCAAGTGTTGATGAAGACATCACCAGTAAGCGCCAATTAACCATTAATGCTAGTAAATTTCAAAAAGTAAAATATCACTTAGCTACACCGTTTATTTGGTTGTTTAGAGGATTATTTTATTACCTACCATTACTTATTTCTATGGTGATTACCTTTACGTTTAGGGGTTTAAAACTACTGTTAAGCAAAGTTTTTACGCCACTGTTGTGGATATTCGATAAAGTTTATAATCGCTTAGCTAGCTTATATCAAAACCTTTTGGCTATTGCCTTAAACCAACGAGTTGCTGTACTTATTATTATCATTGCTATGAGCACATCGGCTATTCCATTAGTTAAACAATTAAATGTCGAAGCGATCCCGTCTTTAGCACAAGGTGAGTTTTATGTAGAAATTAGCCAACAACCCGGTACGCCTTTAGAACAAACCGATAGTACTTTGGCCAAACTTTCTAACGAAGCAGCAACGTTAACACAAGTTGATAGAAGCTATGCTTTAGCCGGAACAGGTAGCTTAATGAACGCATCACCAGCTCAAGGTGGTGATTATTGGGGTCGATTAAATGTGGTACTAAAAGAAGGTAGCACGAAAGCCGATGAACAATTGGTTATGATGCACTTGCGCAAGTATTTGCAAACAATTCCAGGGATTCAAATGAAATTTTCAAGCCCTGAACTATTTAGCTTTAAGCCACCAATTGAAATTGAACTTTCGGCTTTTGATTTAGATTTACTTAAACACTATAGCGATGTGATCACTAACAAACTTAATGATAATAAACGCTTTATTGATGTAAAAACTTCTTTGCAAAATGGTCATCCTGAAATAAAAGTATTTTTCGATCATCAACGTTTAGCACAACTTGGTTTAACGGCGCCGCAAGTGGCAAAATTATTATCAACCAAAGTTGGTGGCACAATTGCCAGTCAATATTCGATAAAAGATAAGAAGGTTGATATTTTAGTGCGCGCCGATGAAGCAAGTAGAGATTCGGTTAACGATATAAAACAAATTATTATTAATCCACAAAGTGATAAAGCTATCCCTCTTTCAGCGGTAGCCGAGGTAAAGCTTTCAGTTGGACCTAGTGAAATTACTCGCATCGGACAACAACGAGCAGCGGTTATTTCGGCTAATTTTGCTTTTGGTGATATCAATGCCGCTGTACAAGAGGTACAAAGCATTATTGATGAATTAAATATTCCTTTAAACGTTAGTGCCAACATTACCGGCCAAAATGAAGAAATGGATGTGTCGTTTACCTCGCTTATGTATGCCTTGCTACTTGCGGTTTTTCTTGTGTATTTAGTGATGGCCTCGCAATTTGAATCTTTACTGCATCCGTTACTCATATTGTTTACCGTGCCATTAGCTGCTGCAGGGTCAATTTATGGCCTGTATATTACCCAAACGTCACTGAGTGTCATTGTTTTTATCGGGCTGATCATGCTAGCCGGTATAGTGGTTAATAACGCCATTGTATTAGTTGATCGCATTAACCAACTTCGCGAGTCAGGTATGGCTAAAGGTGATGCTATTATGGCATCAGCGACATCTCGTTTACGCCCTATTGTAATGACAACGTTGACCACAACCCTAGGCTTACTACCATTAGCAATAAGTTCTGGTGACGGCGCTGAAATCAGAGCACCAATGGCTATTACGGTAATTTTTGGCTTGTTATTTGCCACGCTTTTAACGCTATTTTTCATCCCTGTTCTATACAGCGTTTTTGACCGCAAGCGTTTTGGAGAAGCAAATGCCTAG
- the tcdA gene encoding tRNA cyclic N6-threonylcarbamoyladenosine(37) synthase TcdA, producing the protein MSDYQLRFGGIERLYGVDGAKHIQQAHFCVIGIGGVGSWAAEALARNGIGQITLIDLDDICITNTNRQIHALADTIGEGKVEVMAERIKQINPECVVNEVEDFITQENLFELITNKFDYVIDAIDSVKVKTSLIAHCKRQKIPMITVGGAGGQIDPTKIEITDLSKTYQDPLLAKVKNQLRRDFNFPKNVKRKFSIDAVFSTEQLMYPTSEGGVCHAKQSNDGGMRLDCSGGFGAATHVTASFAFFAVSKAMTKYLAKKQRQA; encoded by the coding sequence ATGTCTGATTATCAATTACGTTTTGGTGGTATTGAACGCTTATATGGCGTTGATGGCGCTAAGCATATCCAACAAGCACACTTTTGCGTAATCGGCATAGGTGGGGTTGGCTCATGGGCCGCTGAGGCGCTTGCTCGAAATGGTATCGGCCAAATTACCTTAATCGACTTAGATGATATTTGTATCACCAATACGAACCGCCAAATTCATGCGTTAGCTGACACTATAGGTGAAGGCAAAGTTGAGGTAATGGCTGAGCGCATAAAACAAATCAACCCTGAATGTGTCGTTAATGAAGTTGAAGATTTTATCACCCAAGAGAATTTATTTGAATTAATCACCAATAAATTCGATTACGTTATAGATGCCATTGATTCGGTTAAAGTAAAAACTTCGCTAATTGCTCATTGTAAACGTCAAAAAATACCTATGATTACTGTCGGTGGAGCTGGCGGTCAAATAGACCCTACTAAAATAGAAATTACAGATTTAAGTAAAACCTATCAAGACCCACTTTTAGCGAAAGTTAAAAATCAATTACGTCGTGATTTTAATTTTCCTAAAAATGTAAAACGAAAATTTAGTATTGATGCGGTATTCTCCACTGAGCAGTTAATGTACCCAACTAGCGAAGGTGGTGTTTGTCATGCTAAACAAAGTAATGATGGCGGAATGCGTTTAGATTGCAGTGGCGGTTTTGGCGCAGCAACACATGTTACCGCTAGCTTTGCTTTTTTTGCTGTAAGTAAAGCAATGACTAAATATCTAGCGAAAAAACAACGCCAAGCCTAA
- a CDS encoding efflux RND transporter permease subunit → MPSSKMQSNLTASEKKETLGATLATFALKRPVTVIMIFLSLLLTGIISSRLLPLEKFPGIDIPQLWINVPYPDASPAEVERLITRPIEESLATISGIKRMRSTSHEGGADIQLEFEWDDNINAKSIEARENVDAIRHLLPRDVERVLVYQFNTNDFPIFQLRISSEQDLSMAYDLLDRNLKRPLERVQGVSKVELYGVDKRQISIRLDPDKLVALHIDRALLVKNLNENNFSMAAGHFYDNGKKVMVNPVGEYRSIDEIKNLIVQDNILLKDIASVEMTLPIPWEGRHLDQTYAIGMNILKESNANLVDVSKRVLKVIEEVNDNPQFNGINLYVMDDTAKGVTDSLSDLLNAGMLGALLSVGMLYIFLRHFVTTMIVVLSVPISICITLGVMYFAGYSLNILSMMGLLLAVGMLVDNSVVITESIFQEKQKTDDIVEATKKGVNKVSLAVIAGTATTMIVFLPNIVGKKIDITIFLEHVAIAICISLFASLLIAQTLIPLLTSKIKSQIKPSQNQAKANRLENFYLKSLRWTHHHKIATSIIALLILFSIAIPLQFVTGDEEQNFNDNRLFISWEINDQFNFDTSEKIISKMEDYLYSNKEEFLIDSVYSYYAAHSLQTTLILHDGELPISMNELKEKIRENLPKFVRATPRFGFDQGNGGGVQINLTGISTDVLIELKNNLIPLIEHIDGITDVTSDIRGEKKEMQITVDRTAAFRHGLSTQDVSSAIALALRGQPLRTYRHGDSGELDIWLNYDLKVKKSIDELKKLPVIEHDGKIITLDNVATMNIKPRLSEIRRYNRQTAITIQANLDDMTLDDAKEKLEAMLSTIALPSGYNYNLDGSFVRQDETEDVMGLNMLLAVCMIYIVMAALFESLLLPTAVITSLLFSFVGVFWAFLITGSTMSVMGMIGMLILMGIVVNNGIVLVDRINQLIENGQEIEAAVMQGCKDRLRPILMTVSTTILGLIPLALGNTQVGGDGPTYAPMAIAIIGGLTFSTVTSLYLVPLAYVLLLRLKAYTSKLIGNSKNIISKVIKA, encoded by the coding sequence ATGCCTAGTTCTAAAATGCAATCTAATCTTACTGCGAGCGAGAAGAAAGAAACACTTGGTGCAACACTCGCGACTTTTGCTTTAAAACGCCCCGTTACCGTGATCATGATATTTTTGTCTTTATTACTGACCGGCATTATTTCTAGTCGTTTACTACCGCTGGAAAAGTTTCCAGGTATCGACATTCCACAACTTTGGATTAATGTTCCCTACCCCGATGCATCACCAGCAGAAGTAGAGCGCTTGATAACTCGCCCAATTGAAGAGTCATTAGCAACCATATCAGGTATAAAACGCATGCGTTCGACTTCTCATGAAGGCGGCGCAGACATACAATTAGAGTTTGAGTGGGATGATAATATCAATGCAAAAAGTATTGAAGCTCGTGAAAACGTAGATGCAATTCGCCATTTGCTACCCCGTGATGTTGAACGAGTTCTAGTTTACCAATTTAACACCAATGACTTCCCCATTTTTCAACTTAGGATCTCATCAGAACAAGATTTATCAATGGCCTATGACTTACTTGATAGAAACTTAAAGCGCCCATTAGAACGAGTACAAGGGGTAAGTAAAGTAGAGCTATATGGCGTTGATAAACGTCAAATAAGCATTCGCTTAGACCCGGACAAATTAGTGGCTTTACATATTGATAGAGCGCTGCTAGTCAAAAACCTAAATGAGAATAATTTCTCAATGGCAGCCGGTCATTTTTATGACAACGGCAAAAAAGTAATGGTTAATCCAGTGGGCGAGTATCGCAGCATTGATGAAATTAAAAATTTGATCGTACAAGATAATATCCTTTTAAAAGATATTGCCAGTGTTGAAATGACGCTACCTATTCCCTGGGAAGGAAGACATTTAGATCAAACCTACGCCATAGGCATGAACATTCTGAAAGAGTCAAATGCCAACTTGGTTGATGTTTCAAAGCGCGTATTAAAAGTTATTGAAGAAGTTAATGATAACCCGCAGTTTAATGGCATAAACCTTTACGTTATGGATGATACGGCAAAAGGCGTAACCGATTCTTTGTCTGATTTATTAAACGCAGGCATGCTAGGAGCTCTTTTATCCGTAGGTATGCTGTATATATTTTTACGTCATTTTGTTACCACCATGATTGTGGTGCTATCAGTGCCTATTTCAATTTGTATTACCTTAGGGGTTATGTACTTTGCCGGTTATAGTTTAAATATTTTATCAATGATGGGCTTATTGTTGGCTGTAGGTATGTTGGTTGATAATTCAGTAGTGATAACTGAATCAATATTTCAAGAAAAGCAAAAAACTGACGATATTGTTGAAGCGACTAAAAAAGGCGTAAATAAAGTTTCCCTTGCGGTGATCGCAGGTACAGCAACTACCATGATTGTGTTCTTGCCAAATATTGTCGGTAAAAAAATAGACATCACCATTTTCTTAGAACACGTCGCCATTGCTATTTGTATATCATTATTTGCGTCACTATTGATTGCCCAAACGTTAATCCCTTTACTAACAAGTAAAATCAAATCGCAAATAAAGCCAAGTCAGAACCAAGCCAAAGCCAATCGACTTGAGAACTTTTATTTAAAAAGTTTACGTTGGACTCATCATCATAAAATAGCGACATCAATTATTGCCCTATTAATTTTATTCAGTATTGCGATTCCGTTGCAGTTCGTTACCGGTGATGAAGAGCAAAATTTTAATGATAATCGTCTGTTTATTAGCTGGGAAATAAATGACCAGTTCAATTTCGACACATCAGAAAAAATAATAAGCAAAATGGAAGACTACCTGTATAGCAATAAAGAAGAGTTTTTAATTGATTCTGTTTATAGCTATTACGCTGCTCACAGCCTACAAACAACATTGATTTTGCATGATGGTGAGTTACCAATATCAATGAATGAGTTAAAAGAAAAGATCCGTGAAAATTTGCCTAAATTTGTTCGAGCTACTCCTCGCTTTGGTTTTGATCAAGGTAATGGTGGCGGCGTCCAAATTAACTTAACCGGTATATCTACTGACGTTTTAATAGAGTTAAAAAATAACCTTATACCATTAATTGAGCATATTGACGGCATTACCGATGTTACTTCTGACATCCGTGGTGAGAAAAAAGAAATGCAAATTACTGTCGATAGAACGGCTGCATTTCGCCATGGTCTAAGTACTCAAGACGTTTCTAGTGCAATTGCCTTAGCGCTACGTGGACAGCCACTTAGAACCTATCGTCATGGTGATAGTGGTGAATTAGATATCTGGCTTAATTATGATCTAAAAGTAAAAAAATCTATCGATGAATTAAAAAAACTTCCGGTAATAGAACACGACGGAAAAATCATTACGCTAGATAACGTTGCGACTATGAACATTAAACCAAGATTAAGTGAAATCCGTCGTTACAATCGCCAAACAGCAATCACCATACAAGCAAATTTAGATGATATGACTTTAGATGATGCAAAAGAAAAGCTTGAAGCAATGTTATCTACCATTGCTCTCCCATCGGGTTACAATTACAACCTAGATGGCAGCTTTGTTCGCCAAGATGAAACTGAAGATGTCATGGGTCTAAACATGTTACTTGCCGTCTGTATGATTTACATTGTTATGGCAGCTTTATTTGAAAGCTTGCTATTACCAACCGCGGTTATCACCTCTTTGTTATTCTCTTTTGTTGGAGTATTCTGGGCGTTTTTAATAACCGGTAGTACGATGTCGGTAATGGGTATGATTGGCATGCTAATTCTGATGGGAATCGTCGTTAACAATGGTATTGTGTTAGTCGATAGGATCAATCAATTAATTGAAAATGGGCAAGAAATAGAAGCGGCAGTAATGCAAGGCTGTAAGGACAGATTACGCCCTATTTTGATGACTGTATCAACCACCATTTTAGGCTTGATCCCATTAGCACTTGGCAACACGCAAGTTGGCGGTGATGGTCCAACATATGCACCAATGGCAATTGCAATAATTGGCGGCCTTACGTTTTCAACTGTCACCAGTTTATATCTAGTACCTCTTGCTTATGTTTTACTGCTGCGCTTAAAAGCCTATACCTCAAAATTAATTGGCAATTCCAAAAACATCATCAGCAAAGTGATCAAAGCCTAG